The following DNA comes from Sebastes umbrosus isolate fSebUmb1 chromosome 8, fSebUmb1.pri, whole genome shotgun sequence.
GCCGCACTTCTGGTGTCGGAACTTAAAAGTGTGACACCCAGCGGAAGTAAACAACACAAGCTCTGGTAGCGTCAGCTGTATGGACGTGTTGAATTAGCTGGAAGACGATATTGTAGTTGTAGTACtgataattatttaattttgtaattaaaCAACAATGTCTTCAGTTGAGTCTTTGAGAGAGTTTGTCAACGAGCgactaactgctgctgctgaagaaatATTCAGAGGTTTTGAAAAGACTATCTTCGAGTACGAGGAAGAGATCGATCGTCAGCGCAAACTGTTGGATGTCGTTTTGAATCCTGAAATAAAGATAACCAGGATAGGTGTGTAAAACTTCAACGGTCTTTAAAAACCTAACATGGCTGTATGACTCGTATAGGAtcctgttttaaatgtgttttttctgctcagatgtctgtttttctgtcatCAGTAGTATCTTCTCTTTGTTGTCTTTCCCTCCAGagctcccacagcaacatgtctgtaaggaggaggaggttctcgctgaccagcagctctgtaTTCAGGAGAGGAACTCCAGTCTGGACGAAGAGGACCCAGAGCCTCCACAGattaaagaggaagaggaggaactctgcaccagtcaggagggagagcagcttgaACTGAAGCAGGAGACTGAGACCTTTATGTTGACTTATACTGATAAGGAAAGTGATCACAGTGAAGATCAGACTTTGTACTTTAATCCTGACAAAAGTCAGAGTGTAGCAGAGACAGAGCTTCCACCTAGCATGTGTATCAGTTGGCTAAAAGACGAATCTGACTGTGAAAATCCTGAAGAATCAGAATCAAACAGTGACCACCAGCTCCTCTCTCACAACTCTCATGTAGCTGAGAGCCAAGATCAGAAAGAAGGCAAACATGGAGACTCAGGATCAACTAGTAATGAAGAGCTGAAGccaaagaaacaaaacagaagtTACAGTAGCAATGTACATAACTCTAACTTGTCAGAGATTCACAGTAATACTCACACAggtaaaaaatatttcaaatgtgACACGTGTGGGAAAGCTTTTAAGTATGAGTTAAGATTGCAGAGACACCTGGGCGTCCACACGGGTGAGAAGCCGTACCTTTGCAAGACGTGCGGGAAAAGATTCTGTTCCATGCAAGCAGTGAAAAGGCATATGACagtccacacaggtgagaagccataCCTCTGCAAGATCTGCGGGAAAAGATTTGGTTACATGTCTACACTGAAAACTCATATAGgaatccacacaggtgagaagtcGTATTCATGCAAAACATGTGATAAAGATTTCCGACTAAGTGGTGACTTGAAAGTCCACATgagaacccacacaggtgagaaaccGTACGTTTGCCAAATCTGCGGCAAAGCATTCTGTGATATTTCAGCATGGAAAAGGCATGTGAGagtccacacaggtgagaagccataCCTCTGCAAGACCTGCGGGAAAAGATTTGGTTATATGTCAACACTGAAAACTCATATAagaatccacacaggtgagaagtcattttcatgcaaaacatgtgggagagctttcagaaacaatGGTGACTTGACAGTCCACATgagaacccacacaggtgagaagccgtatacctgcaaaacatgtgggagAGCTTTCAGACAGAGTGGTTACTTGACAGTCCACATgagaacccacacaggtgagatgCTGTAACTTTGCAAAACCCGTGGGGAGAGATTCTTTGGAGTACTTGAATTGGAAAGGCATATAGAAGTGCTTACAGACAGGTAGTTTTGTAATTCAACTCTCACAAGGCAGGAGCCACATAACTGCAGCACTTGTGGGAAAAGCTAATCACATTCTTGAAAACACAAGGGGATCAATATACACAGGAAAAACCATTGAGCTGAAACTGCTGTGGAAACGTGTTCACAAACTGAATGAAGTACACTTTTGCAATAGTTACATCTCTATAactgaatttaaaatgttttccactTGACGAGATGTAATATTTTAATGTAAAGTTTCCCTTTATATGACTACTTATATGTCTGTTTGCAAACAGTATTTCTCTGAAACAATCGTAGTTTCCCAAATCAAGGGGAAATGTTAGTTTCATAGTGAGTGCTTAGTTGTGGCACAGAGGTTTCTGGTGTAGTCTGACCCATAAAGGCAAGAAGCCTTACTCTTGCAAAATATGCAGGAGAGATTTCAGTTCCGTATAAGATGTATAACCTCACAATTTTGCAATAGGTGCgtctttgtatttatattttacagtatgttgGAGTGAAAGCATTTCTGGGAAAATCACAGTATCCCGGGAATCTTTGTTTCACAGTGAGTGCACAGTGTTACTCTAATGGTGTGATGTGGTTGACTTATTGCTGTGCGAATGATTGAGCATTTGCCCTAAATTTTAATAAATGTTCATTTTTCAAAAGACCAGCgtattgtatgtgttttttgtcaGTAGTTCTAGTGTGAAATCAGTTcaaaacactgacagctgatctaGATACAGTTTGAAagtcaaaattaaaaatagCATCACTTTTGTAATGAAATAATTGTTAACATGTAAGCAGTGTTGGAATTGTTCACCACCGTTTACtccaaaacatttaaatattttataattatatatgacAATAAC
Coding sequences within:
- the LOC119492636 gene encoding zinc finger protein 121-like is translated as MSSVESLREFVNERLTAAAEEIFRGFEKTIFEYEEEIDRQRKLLDVVLNPEIKITRIELPQQHVCKEEEVLADQQLCIQERNSSLDEEDPEPPQIKEEEEELCTSQEGEQLELKQETETFMLTYTDKESDHSEDQTLYFNPDKSQSVAETELPPSMCISWLKDESDCENPEESESNSDHQLLSHNSHVAESQDQKEGKHGDSGSTSNEELKPKKQNRSYSSNVHNSNLSEIHSNTHTGKKYFKCDTCGKAFKYELRLQRHLGVHTGEKPYLCKTCGKRFCSMQAVKRHMTVHTGEKPYLCKICGKRFGYMSTLKTHIGIHTGEKSYSCKTCDKDFRLSGDLKVHMRTHTGEKPYVCQICGKAFCDISAWKRHVRVHTGEKPYLCKTCGKRFGYMSTLKTHIRIHTGEKSFSCKTCGRAFRNNGDLTVHMRTHTGEKPYTCKTCGRAFRQSGYLTVHMRTHTGEML